CGAAATGTCGAACCGTCCCGGCAATTTCAGTTTCGAAAAATCTCGCAAAACAAATGCATTTGAAGACCTCGCCCAGGATATGTTCAGCACTCCTGAAGCAGGCAAAGTCATTTCGCTTGAAGGAAACGAAGCCCTGAAGCCCACGGTGCCTGAACCGGCCTGGAATCCACCGACATTCTTCCAGATTGCAAACACCTATATCGCCGGCGAAGATTCCAACGGACTTTTGGTTATCGACCAACACGCCGCCCATTCGCGGGTACTCTACGAACAAGCGCTCGACATTCTCAAAAACGGAGCCGCCCTCGACAGCCAAGAACTTCTGTTCCCGGAGCTCCTGGAACTTTCTAAAATAGAGGTGGAAGCGCTCAAGAGTGTCGAGGACCAATTCAAGCATTTAGGATTCTACATTGAACATTTCGGTGGCGAAACCTACCAGATCCGCGCGATTCCAAGCGCACTTCCGCTTTCGCGCGCCATCAAGGCAGTCAAGGACTTTTTGGACAGCATCGGAGACGAAGGCAAGGGCGAAGGCGACATGGTAAAAGTCCAAGACACCATAGCCAAAGCCTGGGCCAACACGAACGCCTACCAGGCCGGAGACAAACTCAAGTCCGAGGAGATGGCAGCCCTCGTAAGCCAGCTAATGCTCACCGAGGAGCCTCTCAAGTCCCCCTACGGGCACCCGACTCTACTCCGATTCACGCTTGATGAACTGGCGAAAAAATTCCGCCGCTAGTTGATCGAGCGACATCCCTGCTGAAAGTTTAGAATACAGGACGTCCGTATCCGGATTCTGCTTAGAAATGCACTCAGAGGCAATTTCTTGAGCGATGCTTGCGACAGTACATTGTTCTTTGCCTGGAGCACAAATCTTTTCAGGATAAACCAACTTGTTCAAGATAATGTTCGGCAACGCGAAATACTTCGTCTTGACGAAAACGCGGGCAAAGCCATAGGTCAATGCATCCGGCTTGACGCAAACTATCATCGGACAACCTGACAAGGCCAATTCCAAAGTCGCCGTTCCCGGTGCAGTCAACGCCAGTGACGCATCTTGATAAATAGCACGACGAGCATCTGCCTCTTGAGGCGACTCCACCACATGAACTTTTCGTATAAGGTCGCCGTCTCCAAATTGACGCAAGGCTTTTTCAAATACTTCAACCAGTTCCCAACGAGCCGCCAACAAAGTGATTTCCATACGGGAAATTTCTAGCGACTTTCGAGTCATCTGAACTGCTTTTAGCATCAAAGGTAAATTGCGGAGCGCCTGCGCCTTTCGACTCCCGGGCAACAGCAAACAACATTGACTAGGAACCGCTTCGGTCTCGGCAATTCCATGCGACGCCTTATGTCTCTCTAAATGCAACTCCGAACTCCGAATTCCGAATTCTGAATTTACAAACGGATGTTTCACACGAACGACATTGCAGCCAGCTTCGCGATACACCTGTTCTTCAAAATCAAAGAACACCGCTAGCTTGACATACGGATTTTGCGCAAGAACCTTCGCGCGTTTACGTTTCCAGGCCCACACTTGCGGAGGCGCCACATACAAGGCGGGCTTGCGGAGCTTCCCCGCCAACGCTACCAGTTTCATGTTAAAGCCCGGATAATCGATGGCGACAAGCCCGAGACATTCCGGAGATTCCAGCGATGACTTAAGTTCATTATAGCACTGGCGCAACTTAAAATACTTGGGCAACACATCGCCAAAGCCAGAAACCGGCAACACCTCGAAATCAACCAAAGGAACCATTCCCGCCGATTGCATTCGACGACCACCGGCCCCCTTAACATCAATATGTTGAGAGCAGAATGCCTTGACCAGGGGTTCGCCGATAACGTCCCCCGAATCTTCGCCAGCACAAACCAAAATGTACGGCAAAAAAGCCATCACCTTTACCGTTTGGCACGGTTTGAAACCCAGACCTTCGCAATTCCCAATTCCTTACGCAGGAACTGCAGCAATTCCGGAGTATAAACGACCTTCTTATTTTTCAAGGCCAACACGTGCATATTTCCCGAGTCAGTTTCAACATGGCAAACCAATTCGCAACCGCGCTCGCCTTCGAAGGGTTCATACTTTTCCATGGCGGCCATCAACTTGTCGGTGAAATTGTCATCAACCATCGAAGAATAAAGAACCATGTGGATATGGGAAACCATATCCGAACGCACGCGGTCCAGCTGTATGACTTCTTCGACAACAATCTGGACTCCATCGCCCATGCGTTGCTGTTCCAGGCTACCCTTGACAAGCACGCGGTCATCGAGTGCCACCGTATCACGGAACTTTTCCCACAAGTCCTTCTTGAAGAACATTTCCAAGTCACCGTGGAAATCTTGAATGGCGCCCGCACCAATGGTATCACCGCGCTTGGTCTCGATAGAACGAAGCTTGGTCACCACACCACCGACAATGACTGTACCACCCACATGGCGAGACAATTCCTCTTCTTCCAAGGAACAAGTCGTAAAGCCTTGCTGTTCCGGACGGAATTCATCGAGCGGATGCCCCGAAAGGAACATGCCCAAGACATCGCGTTCCTTGTTGAGCATTTCCATCGCGGTCCATTCTTCGGCTTCCTCAAGCACCTCGGCGGAGCTATCCATCGAAGGAGTACTACCGCCCATATCAAAGAGCGACATCTGTCCACGATCCTTATCTTCCTGGAATCGGGACGCCACTTCCATGGCTCGGTCTACAGTCGCCATCAGCACGGCGCGGCTTCCCGGCAATTCATCGAGGGCACCCGCCATAATCAAACTTTCAATCAGGCGCTTGTTCATGGGCGGACGTTTTTCCTTCTGTTCGCCCTGGTATTCCGTTACGCGCTTACAGAAATCAAAGATATCCTTAAACTTTCCACGCCGTTCGCGTTCCGCCACAATATCTTCGACAACGCCAATGCCCACGTTACGAATGCCCGCGAGACCGAAAAGAATCTTCTTGTCGGGAGTGGCCACAAATTCGCCCATCGAGGCGTTAATATTCGGCGACACCACATCAATATCAAGGCGCTTGCATTCCAAGATAATCGTCACAATATCTTCGGTCTTGCCCATCTTCGAGGTCATCGAAGCCGCCATGTATTCAGGGCCGTAATGCGCCTTCAGGTATGCAGTCTGGTAAGCCACATAAGCATAAGCAGCGGCATGGCTCTTGTTGAACGCGTATCCGCAGAACGGGAGCACCGCATCCCAAACCTTTTGAATCATCGCCTTGTCGTAGCCATTGTCCAGACATTTCTGGAAAAACTCCGGTTC
The window above is part of the Fibrobacter sp. UWH4 genome. Proteins encoded here:
- a CDS encoding lipid-A-disaccharide synthase, which translates into the protein MAFLPYILVCAGEDSGDVIGEPLVKAFCSQHIDVKGAGGRRMQSAGMVPLVDFEVLPVSGFGDVLPKYFKLRQCYNELKSSLESPECLGLVAIDYPGFNMKLVALAGKLRKPALYVAPPQVWAWKRKRAKVLAQNPYVKLAVFFDFEEQVYREAGCNVVRVKHPFVNSEFGIRSSELHLERHKASHGIAETEAVPSQCCLLLPGSRKAQALRNLPLMLKAVQMTRKSLEISRMEITLLAARWELVEVFEKALRQFGDGDLIRKVHVVESPQEADARRAIYQDASLALTAPGTATLELALSGCPMIVCVKPDALTYGFARVFVKTKYFALPNIILNKLVYPEKICAPGKEQCTVASIAQEIASECISKQNPDTDVLYSKLSAGMSLDQLAAEFFRQFIKRESE